One window of the Pieris brassicae chromosome 2, ilPieBrab1.1, whole genome shotgun sequence genome contains the following:
- the LOC123720883 gene encoding testis-expressed protein 10 homolog — protein sequence MHKTGATRHKKFLKAEKSKTKLKGKKDPELPKGTNVTKTNFKVKKIVIKEQLKKHVQSEALSTRKLNVKELLSRLNHFNATSRTDALDGLKEIISSNPEILEQSLGPVIQGVSSLILNVEKAVRHSALKVIHLVLSNVITEKIEPFFDIMSTYLRSAMTHIDSRIQEDSLLFLDILLLCAPDKAAQDFHKIIPNFLDMISKLRTDAKPGRTLTVNLNSQITSVKWRVKVLNRLKDFLQKFAEYNHIFKLEKANQTKIQTFNKDGPNYYPLFNPIHISPCVVSCFSTKTSENVLQIDEIEKFREYVETLMPLLFETWLEASPNLKSDRNMETVVSEDAALLMKHLLEVITTIWDIVKYYNEKAPSSKIKNLFCLKYKSLFTQNICNSFPYVTNVRSKQTKNADNTEDIITDPKLVTENLQICYLFIILNPHINIKHEGKTITSVLHYIEKMFGKSNENINNRMLKILHTIFSKEVTGWTKNTTVMDTLFQKIISFYLQNEGTDVFKQQIFSLLCQIALNDKLSHLHSNVLYEQWLKNLPNILLGDSISGQTVDILHKFAVTKNNLFNSVLKPKLLSIIGNLPIIIIKDCTSNGDYHKMLSLLYWINPWDTESLNLLENQLMQSQYRGDHGKYIFDTLRLKSGGIL from the exons ATGCATAAAACTGGAGCAACGCGGCATAAAAAGTTTCTTAAAGCCGAAAAGTCAAAAACTAAACTCAAGGGTAAAAAGGATCCTGAATTACCTAAAGGAACTAATGTTACGAAAaccaattttaaagttaagaaaattgtgatCAAGGAACAGCTTAAAAAGCATGTTCAGTCAGAAGCATTGTCTACGAGAAAGCTTAATGTTAAAGAATTGTTATCGAGACTTAACCATTTTAATGCCACCTCAAGAACTGACGCTTTAGACGGTTTAAAGGAAATCATAAGTTCTAACCCAGAAATACTTGAACAAAGTTTAGGACCAGTGATACAGGGTGTTAGCTCCTTGATACTTAATGTAGAAAAAGCT gtgAGACATTCAGCCTTAAAAGTAATACATTTGGTATTGTCAAATGTTATAACAGAAAAGATTGAACCATTTTTTGATATAATGTCTACTTATTTAAGAAGTGCCATGACTCACATTGATAGTAGAATACAGGAAGACTCTCTGCTATTCCTTGACATACTACTACTTTGTGCACCTGATAAAGCTGCACAAgattttcataaaatcattCCCAATTTCTTGGATATGATTTCCAAATTGCGCACAGACGCAAAACCGGGAAGAACATTGACTGTCAACCTCAACAGTCAAATAACCAGTGTTAAGTGGCGGGTTAAGGTTTTAAATCGCCTTAAAGACTTCCTCCAAAAGTTTGCAGAGTATAATCACATTTTTAAACTAGAGAAAGCAAATCAGACCAAGATACAGACATTTAATAAAGATGGGCCAAACTATTATCCCTTGTTTAATCCAATTCACATATCTCCATGTGTGGTATCTTGTTTTTCTACAAAGACATCTGAAAATGTGCTTCAAATTGATGAAATTGAAAAGTTCAGGGAATATGTGGAAACATTAATGCCCTTGTTATTTGAAACATGGCTTGAAGCAAGTCCTAACTTGAAATCAGATAGAAATATGGAAACTGTTGTTAGTGAAGATGCAGCActtttaatgaaacatttaCTTGAAGTGATCACAACAATATGGGACATTGTCAagtattataatgaaaaagcACCAAGttcaaaaataaagaatttgttTTGTCTAAAGTACAAGTCTCTGTTTactcaaaatatttgtaactccTTTCCTTATGTGACCAATGTTCGCTCAAAGCAGACTAAGAATGCAGATAATACTGAAGATATTATAACAGATCCAAAATTAGTAACAGAAAATCTACAAATATGTTATCTATTTATCATATTGAATcctcatataaatataaaacatgaaGGAAAAACCATTACTTCTGTGTTGCACtatattgaaaaaatgtttggtaagtctaatgaaaatattaacaatagaaTGTTAAAGATTTTGCATACAATTTTCTCTAAAGAAGTAACAGGTTGGACAAAGAACACAACTGTCATGGATACCTTATtccaaaaaattatttctttttatttacaaaatgaagGAACAGATGTATTTAAGCAACAGATATTTAGTTTGCTTTGTCAAATTGCCCTTAATGATAAATTGTCTCATTTACATTCTAATGTCTTGTATGAGCAGTGGTTGAAAAATTTGCCCAACATCCTTCTTGGTGACTCGATATCAGGACAAACCGTTGATATTCTTCACAAGTTTGCTGTTacgaaaaataatctttttaattctgtacttaaaccaaaattattaagtattattggAAATCTAcctataattataatcaaagATTGTACATCAAACGGTGATTATCACAAGATGTTATCTCTCTTGTACTGGATAAACCCATGGGATACTGAATCACTGAATTTACTTGAAAACCAGTTGATGCAAAGTCAATACAGAGGTGACcatggaaaatatatatttgatacttTAAGATTAAAAAGTGGAGgaatattgtaa